CAGCACCGCCCGGGCACCATAGACACCGCGGCCGCAGGAACGCAGGGTGGCTGCCACCCCCATGGCCAGGCCGTGCGCCGCCGTGCGCATCAGCTCCGGGCCGCGTCCGGCAGCCAGGAACGGCTGTTCGGCGGCACGGACGGCGGCGGCGGTGTAGGCGCGGAGCATGTCAGCTCTCAGCAATCACCATGGCTGTGGAAATTCCGCCGTCGTGGCTCATGGACAGGTGCCAGTGCTTGATGCCCTTTGCCTTGGCGACGGCGGCGACGGTGCCCTTGACGTTGATGGTGGGGCCGTGCTCGTCGAGACCGATCCAGCAGTCCTGCCAGTTCATGCCGGCGGGGGCCCCCAGCGCCTTGGCCACAGATTCCTTGGCGGCAAAGCGGGCGGCCAGCGACTGCGTGTTCAGGCCCCGCTCGGCCGGCACAAAGAGCCGGTCAAGCAGCCCGGGCGTGCGCTCAAGCTGCCGGCCGAAGCGCTCAATATCAACAACGTCCACACCAATGCCAATGATCATGCCTCCACCCTATTCCCAGCCGCTCCGTTCGTCTCGCAAGTCCCCAGTCGCACCCACGTGTCGCAGGCTTCACGCGGGCCCCTCACGATCGTGGCCCCACCCAGTCTGTGCGCATGAAGCACGACGGCGGCCGACGCCTTCCGCGGGGAAGGTCACCAGCCGCCGCCGTCCTTAACAGAAATGAATTCGAGTACGCAGTTGTTGGACCAAAATGGCCAGAGTAAGCGCTTTCCAGGCGAACAACTGCGTACTCGATCCAAGGACGCGGGAATCGTTACTCCACGGTCACGGACTTGGCCAGGTTGCGCGGCTGATCCACGTCGTAACCCTTGGCTGTGGCCAGCTCAAGGGCGAAGATCTGCAGCGGCACGGTGGCCAGCAGCGGCGCCAGGAGCGTGCTGGTTTCGGGGATGTAGAAGACGTGCTCGGCGTGCTCCCGCACGGACTCGTCGCCTTCTTCTGCGATCACAATGGTCATAGCGCCGCGGGCACGGACCTCCTGAATATTGGAGACAACCTTGGCGTGCAGGGAGTCGCGCCCGCGGGGGGACGGCACCACCACAATGACCGGCTGGCCTTCTTCAATCAAGGCGATGGGACCGTGCTTGAGCTCGCCGGCAGCAAAGCCTTCGGCATGGATGTAAGCGAGCTCCTTGAGCTTGAGCGCACCTTCCATGGCCACAGGGTAACCCACGTGGCGACCCAAGAACAGGACGGTGCGGGTTTCGGACATGCTGCGCGCAAGGTCCCTGATCTGTCCCGAGTTGGCTATGACCGTGGCGATCTTGGCAGGGGTTTTCGCCAGTTCGGCCAGGATGTCCTTGATCTGGCCCTGGAACAGGTTGCCGCGCAGTTGTGCCAAATACAGCCCCAGCAGGTAGGTGGCGGTGATCTGTGCCAGGAACGCTTTGGTGGAGGCCACCGCAATTTCGGGGCCGGCATGCGTGTAGAGAACAGCGTCGGACTCGCGCGGGATGGTGGAGCCGTTGGTGTTGCAGATGGACACCGTCTTGGCGCCCTGTTCCCTGGCGTAACGAACGGCCATCAGGGTGTCCATGGTCTCGCCAGACTGGGAAATGGAGACGATCAGGGTCCGCTCGTCCACAATGGGGTCCCGGTACCTGAACTCGTGGGAGAGCTCCACTTCGGTGGGAATCCTGCACCAATGCTCAATGGCGTACTTGGCAACCTGGCCGGCATAGGCGGACGTGCCACAGGCCAGCACAATGATCTTGTTGATGGTCTTCAGGACCGCGGGGTCAATGCGCAGCTCATCGAGGGTCAGGTTGCCGGCGCCATCATTGCGCCCCAGCAGGGTCTGGGCAACGGCGTCGGGCTGGTCGTTGATTTCCTTTTCCATGAAGGAGGCGAAGCCGTCCTTCTTGGCTGCGGCAGCATCCCAGTCCACCAAATATTCACGACCTTCGGCGGGGACGCCGAAGAAGTCGGTGATTTCCACCTGGTCGGCGGTGATGGTGACAACCTGGTTCTGCCCCAGCTCCACCGCCCGGCGGGTGTAGTCAATGAACCCGGAGACATCCGAGCCCAGGAAGTTCTCCCCGTCACCCAGCCCAACGACCAGCGGGGAGTTGCGGCGGGCCGCCACCACCACGCCGGGTTCTTCGGCATGAGTTGCCACGAGCGTAAAGGCACCTTCCAGCTGTTGTGCCACCAGCTGCATGGCCTGGGCGAGACGGCCGCCGATTCCGGCATAGGCACCTTCCGAGGAGCCGGCACCGTCCTCGGGCAGCCCGCGGAAGACCTCAGCCAACAAGGTGGCGGCAACTTCGGTGTCGGTGGCGGAGAGGAAGGTGTGCCCGCTCGCCACCAGGTCCGCCTTGAGCGGTGAGTAGTTTTCAATGATGCCGTTGTGAATCACGGCGAGGGCACCGCCGTCAACAACGTGGGGGTGGGCGTTGGCGTCCGTGGGGCCACCGTGCGTGGCCCAGCGGGTGTGGCCGATGCCGGTCGAAGCAGCAGAAACGGGATTGCTGGACAATTCCTCCAGCAAGTTGACCAGCTTGCCGCTCTTCTTGCGCATCTCGATGCCGTTGGCTCCCACAACCGCAATGCCGGCGGAGTCGTAGCCGCGATATTCCAGGCGGCGCAATCCCTCCACCAAGACTTCGAGGGCGCGCTGGCCTGTTGACGAACTAGCATCCTGAGCCGGGGCGGTACCGGCGTATCCCACAATTCCACACATGAAAAACAATCATAAACCCCACAGAATATGGAGGACGTTCTACGTCCTTCCGTGGAAGACGGCCTAAGAAAGTGTCAGATAAGTCAGGGACCCCGCACGCCCTCGTTTCGCGCTGGATGCCAGACAGGGCAGAATTGGGGGTGTGACAACGCAAAAAACCGAGTCAGGCAGCGGCGTCAGCGCCTCCCCCTTCGTGGAACTGGACCGCCAAACATGGTCCCGGCTGGCCAATAAAATTGAACAACCTCTGAATGAAGATGACGTCCAGCGGCTCCGCGGCCTGGGTGATCAACTCAACATGCGTGAAATACACGACGTTTACCTGCCGCTCTCCCGGCTGCTGAACCTGTATGTCGCCGCCGCCGGCCACCTGCACAGCGCCACCACCACCTTTTTGGGCGAACGCGGCTCCCGCACACCGTTCGTCATTGGCGTCGCTGGTTCCGTTGCCGTGGGCAAGTCAACAACGGCCCGCGTGCTGCGGGAGATGCTGCGCCGCTGGCCCGACACCCCCAATGTGGAGCTTGTCACCACCGACGGTTTCCTGTACCCCAACGCCGAGCTGGAGCGCCGCGGTCTCATGGGCCGCAAGGGCTTCCCCGAGTCCTACGACCGGCGGGCGCTCCTGCGCTTCGTCAGCGCCGTCAAGAGCGGGGCCGAGGAAGTCCGTGCCCCCATGTACTCGCACCTAACGTACGACATCCTCCCGGACAAAGAAGTCGTTGTCCGCCGCCCGGATGTGCTCATTGTTGAGGGCCTTAACGTGCTGGCCGCTGCCCGCCCCCGCACCGATGGACGCTCCGGCCTTGCCGTCAGCGACTTCTTTGACTTTTCCATCTACGTGGACGCGAAAACCAGCAACATTGAGCAGTGGTACATCGAGCGGTTCCGTTCACTGCGCACGGGTGCCTTCGCGGATCCGGACTCCTACTTTCGCCGCTATGCGGACCTTTCCGACGTTGAGGCCACGGCCACGGCCTCCAAGATTTGGAAGAACATCAACGAGCCCAACCTGCTCCAGAATGTTTTACCCACCCGCGGCCGTGCGCAGCTGGTGCTGACCAAGGACGCCGACCACTCCATTCGCCGGATGCTGCTAAGGAAGGTCTAGTGCCTGTCGTCGGCTTCCACCAGGCCCGCCGGCCCCGCCAAACAAGGGCCGAACGCTTGCGACGGGACCTTTCCTGGCCACGCCCCGGAGGCATCCTGGTCTCACTGGCAGGTGCCGCCCTGGTCTTTTCCGGTGCCTTGGCCCTGGGCCCTTCCGGGGAGCAGCCTTCCCCTGCCGCCGCTTCCTCCCTGCCAAGCACGACGCCAAACACCTCCACTGCGTCCGTCCCACCCGCCGTCAGTCCCCCAGCAGGCACCTTCGAAACCCCAACCTCTCCGGCGACGACACCAACGGCACGGGCGACCCTTGCACCGTCGGGCAGTTCCCCCTCAGCCATCCCCGCACCGCTGCTGGTCGCCGGGGCGATCCCCGATTCCCCCATAGAAAAGCTCTTTGCAGCAGGCGGGGGCACTCCCACGGATCCTGCCCTGTTGGACATCAACAACCCTGCCAGCCCGCTGGTCCTGGTCAA
This genomic interval from Arthrobacter sp. PAMC 25486 contains the following:
- a CDS encoding holo-ACP synthase, which produces MIIGIGVDVVDIERFGRQLERTPGLLDRLFVPAERGLNTQSLAARFAAKESVAKALGAPAGMNWQDCWIGLDEHGPTINVKGTVAAVAKAKGIKHWHLSMSHDGGISTAMVIAES
- the glmS gene encoding glutamine--fructose-6-phosphate transaminase (isomerizing) encodes the protein MCGIVGYAGTAPAQDASSSTGQRALEVLVEGLRRLEYRGYDSAGIAVVGANGIEMRKKSGKLVNLLEELSSNPVSAASTGIGHTRWATHGGPTDANAHPHVVDGGALAVIHNGIIENYSPLKADLVASGHTFLSATDTEVAATLLAEVFRGLPEDGAGSSEGAYAGIGGRLAQAMQLVAQQLEGAFTLVATHAEEPGVVVAARRNSPLVVGLGDGENFLGSDVSGFIDYTRRAVELGQNQVVTITADQVEITDFFGVPAEGREYLVDWDAAAAKKDGFASFMEKEINDQPDAVAQTLLGRNDGAGNLTLDELRIDPAVLKTINKIIVLACGTSAYAGQVAKYAIEHWCRIPTEVELSHEFRYRDPIVDERTLIVSISQSGETMDTLMAVRYAREQGAKTVSICNTNGSTIPRESDAVLYTHAGPEIAVASTKAFLAQITATYLLGLYLAQLRGNLFQGQIKDILAELAKTPAKIATVIANSGQIRDLARSMSETRTVLFLGRHVGYPVAMEGALKLKELAYIHAEGFAAGELKHGPIALIEEGQPVIVVVPSPRGRDSLHAKVVSNIQEVRARGAMTIVIAEEGDESVREHAEHVFYIPETSTLLAPLLATVPLQIFALELATAKGYDVDQPRNLAKSVTVE
- the coaA gene encoding type I pantothenate kinase, which codes for MTTQKTESGSGVSASPFVELDRQTWSRLANKIEQPLNEDDVQRLRGLGDQLNMREIHDVYLPLSRLLNLYVAAAGHLHSATTTFLGERGSRTPFVIGVAGSVAVGKSTTARVLREMLRRWPDTPNVELVTTDGFLYPNAELERRGLMGRKGFPESYDRRALLRFVSAVKSGAEEVRAPMYSHLTYDILPDKEVVVRRPDVLIVEGLNVLAAARPRTDGRSGLAVSDFFDFSIYVDAKTSNIEQWYIERFRSLRTGAFADPDSYFRRYADLSDVEATATASKIWKNINEPNLLQNVLPTRGRAQLVLTKDADHSIRRMLLRKV